In Kordiimonas pumila, a single genomic region encodes these proteins:
- a CDS encoding phosphatidylglycerol lysyltransferase domain-containing protein, which yields MNGVELTLELAPHIAPLLAQRTKNLAEYTPADLTFGNLWLFRREHQWRWHDGSWPYISGLSYDRQSIALPLFDLKHAPIDIIRTLIANHGPLFPLCRHEIGTVGNTGFELTNNRDDADYIYQAQAFRTYKGRALRKKANLMAQLISAHTIEVKPYGTHMRHIALSVLNDWMQEKGKAHGDADEDACKDALNLAPELRLQGFLYLADKQPAGFLLAEPLQEGVWAIRFAKGLARFKGISQYMFHHFACQDKAEDGFVVNWLNFEQDLGLANFRHTKTSYRPAFLLPKWRLFSST from the coding sequence TTGAACGGCGTCGAGTTAACCTTAGAGCTTGCACCTCACATTGCCCCACTGCTGGCTCAGCGCACTAAAAACCTGGCAGAATATACACCCGCCGACCTCACTTTTGGTAACCTCTGGCTTTTTCGCCGTGAACACCAATGGCGCTGGCATGACGGATCTTGGCCATATATTAGCGGGCTAAGCTACGACAGGCAAAGCATTGCTTTGCCTTTGTTCGACCTGAAACATGCGCCAATAGACATCATTCGTACTCTTATAGCCAATCATGGCCCCCTCTTTCCTTTATGCCGGCATGAAATAGGTACAGTGGGCAATACAGGATTTGAGCTGACAAATAACCGCGATGACGCAGACTACATTTATCAAGCACAAGCTTTCCGCACTTATAAAGGACGCGCACTACGCAAAAAGGCAAACTTAATGGCACAGCTGATTTCAGCCCATACTATTGAAGTAAAACCCTATGGCACCCACATGCGCCATATCGCTCTCAGCGTACTCAATGACTGGATGCAGGAAAAGGGCAAAGCGCACGGCGATGCTGACGAAGATGCCTGTAAAGACGCCCTAAATCTGGCACCTGAACTCAGGCTACAGGGGTTTCTATACCTTGCAGATAAACAACCCGCAGGCTTTTTACTTGCCGAGCCATTGCAGGAAGGCGTCTGGGCAATCAGATTTGCAAAGGGTTTGGCGCGCTTTAAGGGTATTTCTCAGTACATGTTCCACCACTTCGCTTGCCAGGATAAGGCTGAAGACGGCTTTGTCGTGAACTGGCTAAACTTTGAGCAGGATCTTGGGTTAGCTAACTTCCGGCACACGAAAACAAGCTATCGTCCAGCTTTTTTACTTCCTAAATGGCGCCTTTTTTCATCTACGTAG
- a CDS encoding TIGR03084 family metal-binding protein, with amino-acid sequence MNKLAADLMAEYSNLANLCETLSAEQWSQHTDFYGWTPWDEIAHLLFFDEAALWAINDVARFGVETADLGREIAAGEEMSGITRRRYNHLAGPKLLALWRQRHEKLVATLRDLDPKTRVPWYGPSMSARSFATARLMETWAHGQDIWDMLGQERTSNSGLKHITHLGVTTYTWTFINRKLVVPEPVPYVNLQAPNGEQWAWGEPSEQNYVQGPALDFALLVTQRRNREDTKLTWAGDAADQWTQFAQCFAGEPADSPPAGVRVSHT; translated from the coding sequence ATGAATAAGCTTGCGGCCGACCTGATGGCAGAATACAGCAACTTGGCAAACCTATGTGAAACTTTGTCTGCTGAGCAGTGGAGTCAACACACGGATTTCTACGGGTGGACACCATGGGACGAAATCGCCCACCTATTGTTCTTTGATGAAGCCGCTTTGTGGGCGATAAATGATGTTGCACGCTTCGGAGTAGAAACGGCTGACCTCGGACGTGAGATCGCTGCCGGAGAAGAGATGAGCGGCATCACTCGTCGCCGTTATAACCATCTGGCAGGTCCAAAACTTTTAGCACTATGGCGCCAACGGCACGAGAAACTGGTTGCTACCCTTAGGGATCTTGACCCCAAAACTCGCGTGCCATGGTATGGCCCTTCTATGAGTGCTCGATCTTTTGCAACCGCGCGGCTAATGGAAACATGGGCACATGGGCAGGACATTTGGGATATGCTTGGGCAAGAACGGACGTCAAATTCTGGTCTAAAACATATCACACATCTAGGCGTGACAACTTATACTTGGACCTTTATCAACCGAAAGCTCGTAGTGCCAGAACCTGTACCTTACGTGAACTTGCAAGCACCTAACGGAGAACAATGGGCGTGGGGTGAGCCATCGGAACAAAATTATGTGCAAGGTCCGGCCCTTGATTTCGCCCTACTCGTTACACAGCGCCGTAATCGTGAAGACACAAAGCTGACATGGGCAGGAGACGCAGCTGACCAATGGACACAGTTTGCTCAATGTTTCGCTGGAGAACCCGCAGACAGCCCGCCAGCTGGCGTGCGTGTCTCACACACCTAA
- a CDS encoding acyl-CoA dehydrogenase family protein, with protein sequence MELPPIPHYFSSEHEQYRSSLREFVNREIVPFVNDWDEAETFPRDLYRKFGDLGALGIGYEEHLGGTPSDIFFHLITSEEVARAGCGGLSASLLSHTIGLPPVAAYGSDALKERVVPSVLSGEKIAALAVTEPGGGSDVASLKCTAFRDGEYYVLNGEKTFITSGMRADFITVAARTNKGSKGAGGVSALLVEANTPGLTRTPLKKMGWWCSDTAHLHFENVRVPVSNLLGVEHEGFKVFMKNFNSERLSMSAAACAYAQACFDEALEWAQERVTFGKSLSQHQVIRHKLVDMALQVNSARTFIYELAWQLEHKHGNPDLLVARTCMAKILSTRAMQFCADQAVQILGGMGYMRGTRSERIYREAKVMIIGGGSEEVLKDLTARQLGI encoded by the coding sequence ATTGAGCTTCCCCCCATTCCGCACTATTTCAGCAGCGAACATGAACAGTACCGCTCATCTCTTCGCGAATTTGTTAATCGTGAGATCGTTCCGTTCGTTAATGACTGGGACGAAGCCGAGACATTCCCGCGTGACCTCTACCGAAAATTCGGAGACTTAGGCGCTCTCGGCATCGGATACGAAGAGCATCTTGGGGGTACACCTTCAGATATTTTCTTTCATCTTATTACATCTGAAGAAGTTGCACGGGCAGGCTGTGGCGGATTATCCGCGTCCCTCCTATCTCACACAATAGGCTTACCGCCAGTTGCAGCTTATGGCAGCGATGCGCTCAAAGAACGAGTGGTACCGTCTGTATTGTCAGGTGAAAAAATTGCAGCGCTCGCCGTTACAGAACCAGGCGGTGGCTCTGACGTTGCATCCCTGAAATGCACCGCTTTTCGCGATGGTGAATATTATGTACTTAACGGCGAAAAAACCTTTATCACTTCAGGTATGCGGGCGGATTTCATTACCGTAGCCGCACGCACAAACAAAGGATCAAAAGGAGCTGGTGGCGTCTCTGCTCTTCTTGTTGAAGCTAATACACCCGGCTTGACCCGTACACCACTGAAAAAAATGGGGTGGTGGTGCTCCGATACTGCCCACCTGCACTTCGAAAACGTGCGCGTACCGGTTAGCAATCTTCTTGGTGTCGAGCATGAGGGTTTTAAAGTTTTCATGAAGAACTTCAACAGCGAGCGTTTATCCATGTCTGCTGCCGCATGCGCCTATGCACAGGCGTGTTTTGACGAGGCCTTGGAGTGGGCACAAGAGAGAGTAACTTTCGGAAAATCATTATCCCAGCACCAGGTCATACGGCATAAACTTGTAGATATGGCATTGCAAGTCAACTCAGCGCGTACCTTCATCTATGAACTTGCATGGCAGCTTGAGCACAAACACGGCAATCCAGACCTTCTGGTTGCACGGACCTGCATGGCAAAAATACTCTCGACACGGGCCATGCAATTCTGTGCCGACCAAGCAGTCCAGATCCTTGGGGGTATGGGTTATATGCGTGGTACTCGTTCCGAGCGTATCTACCGCGAGGCAAAAGTAATGATCATTGGTGGCGGCTCTGAAGAAGTCTTGAAAGACCTCACTGCTCGTCAATTAGGCATCTGA
- a CDS encoding helix-turn-helix transcriptional regulator, with protein MTQNTSQFVPQSFTSLDRIMWITPDRLFYAGLLGAPCKQAHGAIVAHVAIDGLLHIRLDGGEWQKTEVAIIQPQTPYEISCEGRHVLNVLIEPETVDMNKLPPFLQGYGAIYAPEFATHVRKVHSQIIANHGTINLHPTDFDLAFFSKPLPPRALDQRIASVLENIRDNPSDAIAATEYASQANLSFSRFLHLFKEQVGLPFRKVRTWKRARSLLHHVHTDINLVYVALDIGYPDSTHFSHSIRQVYGLTPRDIIAGSRKLRVIAHAP; from the coding sequence ATGACGCAAAACACCAGTCAATTCGTTCCGCAAAGCTTTACAAGCCTCGACAGAATTATGTGGATTACACCAGACCGGCTTTTTTATGCCGGCTTATTAGGAGCGCCATGTAAACAAGCTCATGGCGCTATCGTTGCTCACGTCGCTATTGATGGTTTACTGCACATAAGATTGGATGGTGGGGAATGGCAAAAGACCGAAGTTGCAATTATCCAGCCCCAAACCCCCTATGAAATTTCTTGCGAAGGGCGTCATGTGCTTAATGTCCTGATCGAACCTGAAACGGTTGACATGAACAAACTACCTCCCTTTCTCCAAGGCTATGGCGCCATATACGCTCCAGAATTTGCCACTCATGTCCGCAAAGTGCACAGCCAGATTATTGCGAACCACGGTACAATTAATCTGCACCCAACCGACTTCGATTTGGCTTTTTTTAGCAAACCGTTGCCCCCACGCGCGCTTGACCAGCGTATTGCAAGTGTACTGGAAAACATCAGAGATAATCCATCTGATGCAATCGCGGCTACAGAATATGCTTCGCAAGCGAACTTATCATTCTCTCGGTTTTTGCATTTATTCAAAGAACAGGTTGGCCTGCCCTTTCGCAAGGTCAGAACATGGAAACGCGCGCGCAGCCTACTACATCATGTGCACACTGACATAAACCTCGTATATGTTGCACTAGACATTGGTTACCCTGACTCAACGCACTTCAGTCACTCGATACGCCAGGTTTACGGCCTGACACCAAGAGACATCATCGCAGGCTCAAGAAAACTGCGCGTTATTGCACACGCACCGTAA